Proteins from a genomic interval of Desulfofustis limnaeus:
- a CDS encoding (Fe-S)-binding protein, protein MAETSIAVKGKKQSSFKDKVQSIIPGGGNLDLCLTCGACASGCPASGLENMDPRKFLRMCAMGLDEEVTTTPWVWMCTMCQRCIYVCPMQIDIPQLVYNARAAWPRDQRPKGIRDSCDMALRNDSGSAMGTAPDDFIFVIEDVLAEYREAQPEFADMEAPIDKHGVHFFLNQNSREPNTEPDELVPLWKILHLAGVDWTYGSRGWAAENYCLFLADDKCWEHVTRVSAHQADALGCKVFLNTEUGHITFSVRSGLKKFNIDHKFEVASIYQYYAKWIREGRLKVSSEWNRERKIKFTIQDPCQIVRKSYGDAVADDLRFVVQSVVGAENVIEMTPNKSNNYCCGGGGGFLQSGFTDARQGYGRLKYEQIIATGADYCIAGCHNCHAQIHDLAHHHGAAYNTVHIWTLICLSLGILGPNERSYLGDDLKDVNVFHPETAL, encoded by the coding sequence ATGGCCGAAACCAGTATTGCAGTCAAAGGAAAGAAACAGTCCTCCTTCAAGGACAAGGTGCAATCCATCATTCCCGGCGGGGGCAATCTCGATCTCTGTCTGACCTGCGGCGCTTGCGCCTCGGGTTGCCCGGCCTCCGGCCTGGAGAACATGGATCCGCGCAAGTTCCTGCGCATGTGTGCCATGGGCCTGGACGAGGAGGTGACCACCACTCCCTGGGTCTGGATGTGCACCATGTGTCAGCGCTGCATCTATGTCTGCCCGATGCAGATCGATATCCCGCAGCTCGTCTACAACGCCCGGGCCGCCTGGCCGCGAGACCAACGGCCGAAAGGTATTCGCGATTCCTGCGACATGGCCCTACGTAACGATTCCGGCTCGGCCATGGGTACCGCGCCCGATGACTTTATCTTCGTCATCGAGGATGTGTTGGCCGAGTATCGGGAAGCGCAACCCGAGTTCGCCGACATGGAGGCCCCGATCGACAAACACGGCGTTCATTTCTTTCTCAACCAGAATTCCCGGGAACCCAACACCGAGCCGGACGAACTGGTGCCGCTGTGGAAGATCCTCCATCTGGCCGGGGTCGATTGGACGTACGGCAGTCGTGGTTGGGCCGCCGAAAACTATTGCCTGTTCCTGGCGGATGACAAATGCTGGGAACACGTGACGAGGGTGTCGGCGCACCAGGCCGATGCGTTGGGGTGCAAGGTCTTTCTCAACACGGAGTGAGGCCACATCACCTTCTCAGTCCGGTCCGGACTGAAAAAATTCAACATCGACCACAAATTCGAGGTCGCTTCCATCTATCAATACTATGCCAAATGGATTCGCGAAGGGCGACTCAAAGTCAGCTCCGAGTGGAACCGGGAACGTAAAATCAAGTTCACCATTCAGGACCCCTGCCAGATCGTACGGAAGAGCTACGGTGATGCGGTTGCCGATGACCTGCGCTTTGTTGTGCAATCGGTGGTCGGCGCCGAGAACGTCATCGAGATGACGCCGAACAAGTCGAACAACTATTGTTGCGGTGGTGGCGGCGGTTTCCTGCAGTCTGGTTTCACTGACGCCCGCCAGGGATACGGCAGACTGAAGTATGAACAGATTATCGCCACCGGTGCCGATTACTGCATCGCCGGCTGTCATAACTGCCATGCTCAGATTCACGACCTGGCGCACCACCACGGGGCGGCGTACAATACCGTCCATATCTGGACCCTGATCTGCCTCTCTTTGGGCATTCTCGGGCCGAACGAGCGGTCCTACCTGGGCGATGACTTGAAGGATGTGAACGTCTTTCATCCGGAGACGGCTTTATAG
- a CDS encoding sigma-54 interaction domain-containing protein: MIGRELEGFWKTVVNTIRDGIMIVNTGGAIVSVNRAFEEITGYNREELIGNSCRILDCDSCREEEENGSTRSICPEQNGEALQRQCRIRRKDGALIHALKNTALLRDGDNNPIGTVATITDLSEIIEKEHQLEAFRQQLSNENQFHGIVGSSAPMRRVYDMIENAAASDAPVIIYGESGTGKELVSRAIHEIGNRRDKPFIKVNCASLTESLLESELFGHVRGAYTGAYKDRVGRFEKADQGDLFLDEIGDLPLPTQIKLLRVLEEKTIERVGSSTPIPTDVRIISATNQDLNKLVEQGRFRQDFYFRINVIPIFLPPLRERVEDIPLLAESFVTKLRLKSGKDIAGIRQDAMELLLRYQWPGNIRELRGALEYAFVTCHSSLIQAGHLPETITRQRQVEPPAKRTPFNLQEIERQELLEALEMSNGNQSEAARRLGVSRVTVWNRMKRFNIQINRSP, encoded by the coding sequence ATGATCGGTCGGGAGTTGGAAGGTTTTTGGAAAACGGTGGTCAACACCATTCGCGACGGAATCATGATCGTCAATACCGGCGGAGCCATCGTTTCGGTCAACCGGGCTTTCGAAGAGATCACCGGCTACAACCGGGAGGAACTGATCGGCAATTCCTGCCGTATCCTGGATTGTGACAGCTGTCGGGAAGAAGAGGAAAACGGCAGCACCCGCAGTATCTGTCCCGAACAGAACGGCGAGGCATTGCAGCGCCAATGCCGGATCCGTCGCAAGGACGGCGCCCTGATCCACGCCTTGAAAAACACGGCGCTGCTGCGTGACGGCGACAACAACCCCATCGGCACCGTGGCAACCATCACCGACCTGAGCGAGATCATCGAAAAGGAGCACCAGTTGGAGGCCTTTCGCCAGCAGCTCTCCAACGAAAATCAGTTCCATGGCATCGTCGGCAGCTCAGCCCCGATGCGCCGCGTCTACGACATGATCGAGAACGCCGCTGCTTCCGACGCACCAGTGATCATCTATGGGGAAAGCGGTACCGGCAAGGAACTGGTGAGTCGGGCCATCCATGAAATCGGCAACCGGCGGGACAAACCCTTCATCAAGGTCAACTGCGCCAGCCTGACCGAGTCCCTGCTGGAAAGCGAGCTGTTCGGCCATGTCCGCGGTGCTTACACGGGGGCCTACAAGGATCGGGTGGGCCGCTTTGAAAAGGCCGACCAGGGCGACCTGTTCCTCGACGAGATCGGCGATCTGCCGCTGCCCACCCAGATCAAGCTGCTGCGGGTCCTGGAAGAAAAGACCATCGAACGGGTCGGCTCGAGCACGCCCATTCCCACCGACGTACGGATCATTTCGGCCACCAATCAGGATCTGAACAAGCTCGTGGAGCAGGGCCGGTTTCGTCAGGATTTCTATTTTCGCATCAATGTCATTCCTATCTTTCTGCCGCCCCTGCGCGAGCGGGTGGAGGACATCCCGCTGCTGGCCGAGTCCTTCGTTACCAAGCTGCGCCTGAAAAGCGGCAAGGACATCGCCGGCATCCGCCAGGACGCCATGGAACTGCTGCTCCGTTACCAGTGGCCGGGCAATATCCGCGAGCTGCGCGGAGCACTGGAGTATGCCTTCGTCACCTGCCACTCGTCCCTGATCCAGGCGGGCCACCTACCCGAGACCATTACCCGGCAACGCCAGGTCGAACCGCCGGCCAAACGCACCCCCTTCAATCTTCAGGAAATCGAGCGCCAGGAACTACTCGAGGCTCTGGAAATGAGCAACGGTAACCAGTCGGAGGCCGCCCGCCGGCTCGGAGTTTCACGGGTCACCGTGTGGAACCGGATGAAGCGTTTCAACATTCAGATCAATCGTTCACCGTAA
- a CDS encoding aspartate kinase, whose protein sequence is MDRITVKFGGSSVADADQFSKVAAIVKADPRRRIIVVSAPGRRHQDEPKITDLLYLCCDMAAMGTDIGEPFGIIQSRFTEIADALRLDSAVPELLDSFRQDLETGCSRDYAASRGEYFCARLMAEYLQAEFVDPADHIVIRPNGTVVPQTYQTLAARFRDQTQRYVMAGFYGRGQDGEVKTFSRGGSDISGAIAARAAGAILYENWTDTSGILMADPRIVGTPRCIDEISFREVREMSYMGASVFHDEAILPVREAAIPICIKNTNRPHDPGTRIVPRLSQQTLVSTEIAGISGKKPFTMISLEKTLMNKEVGFGYRLLGILRQYNISFEHCPSSIDSISVIIEASQLDGLEESVLDDIRRQLAPDHLSIEHDLALLAVVGEGMARTVGIAGKLFDALARAGINVRIINQGASEINIIIGVAEHDYEAAIRAIYAAFVPATP, encoded by the coding sequence ATGGACCGGATAACCGTTAAATTCGGCGGGTCAAGCGTCGCCGACGCAGACCAATTCAGCAAAGTGGCCGCCATCGTAAAGGCCGACCCACGTCGCCGGATCATCGTCGTCTCGGCCCCCGGACGGCGGCACCAGGACGAACCCAAGATCACCGACCTGCTCTACCTCTGTTGCGATATGGCGGCCATGGGTACCGACATCGGCGAGCCGTTCGGGATAATCCAATCCCGTTTCACCGAAATTGCCGATGCGCTGCGGCTCGACTCCGCCGTCCCGGAGCTCCTTGACTCCTTCCGTCAAGACCTGGAAACCGGTTGCAGCCGCGATTACGCCGCCTCGCGCGGGGAATATTTCTGTGCCCGGCTGATGGCTGAGTACCTGCAGGCCGAGTTCGTCGATCCGGCCGACCATATCGTTATCCGGCCCAACGGCACGGTAGTCCCTCAGACATACCAAACGCTGGCCGCTCGCTTCCGGGACCAGACCCAGCGATACGTCATGGCAGGCTTCTACGGACGTGGTCAGGACGGCGAGGTCAAGACCTTTTCCCGTGGCGGATCGGATATCTCCGGCGCGATTGCCGCCCGCGCCGCGGGAGCGATACTCTACGAGAATTGGACCGACACCTCGGGTATCCTGATGGCCGATCCACGCATCGTCGGAACCCCCCGGTGCATAGACGAGATCTCTTTTCGCGAGGTCCGGGAGATGTCATATATGGGTGCTTCGGTCTTTCACGACGAAGCCATTCTCCCGGTGCGCGAGGCGGCCATTCCAATCTGCATCAAAAACACCAATCGTCCCCACGACCCCGGTACCCGCATCGTCCCCCGGCTGAGTCAGCAGACTCTGGTATCAACGGAAATAGCCGGGATCAGCGGCAAGAAACCGTTCACCATGATCAGCCTGGAGAAGACCCTGATGAACAAGGAGGTGGGCTTCGGGTATCGCCTGCTGGGGATTTTGCGTCAGTACAACATCAGCTTCGAGCATTGCCCGTCGAGTATCGACTCGATCAGCGTCATCATCGAAGCCAGTCAGCTGGATGGTCTGGAAGAATCGGTTCTCGACGACATCCGCCGGCAGCTGGCACCGGATCATCTGTCCATCGAACATGATCTGGCCCTGCTGGCCGTGGTCGGCGAAGGAATGGCCCGTACGGTGGGTATTGCCGGGAAATTGTTCGACGCCCTGGCCCGAGCCGGCATCAATGTCCGCATCATCAATCAGGGCGCCTCCGAGATCAACATCATCATCGGCGTGGCCGAGCATGACTATGAGGCGGCTATTCGGGCCATTTATGCCGCCTTTGTACCGGCAACGCCGTGA
- a CDS encoding ferredoxin encodes MKAKITSQCMGDRNCNKLCPEVFEYDEDQLLSIVKHDVIPAHLEDIVRRAARECGAEAIEIDE; translated from the coding sequence ATGAAAGCGAAGATTACCAGTCAGTGCATGGGAGACCGAAACTGTAATAAGCTCTGTCCCGAAGTGTTCGAATACGACGAGGACCAACTGCTGTCGATTGTCAAGCACGATGTGATCCCGGCCCACCTGGAAGATATCGTCCGCCGGGCCGCCCGCGAATGCGGCGCCGAAGCTATCGAGATCGACGAATAA
- the rbr gene encoding rubrerythrin, whose product MGSFRDSHTARNLLISFSAESQARTRYHFFARRAEEDGYQEIARIFDETAAQEYEHALRFFKFFNGGELEITWRFPAGVIEDTKANLLSSAALERHVHEEMYSGFARIAREENLIRAADTFDAISVAERHHETVFRTLADEIEENRVFSRTGERLWKCLGCGYLHQGTEAPKKCPACVRPQGYFALLTERR is encoded by the coding sequence ATGGGATCCTTTCGCGACAGTCACACGGCCCGCAATCTGCTGATTTCCTTTTCAGCCGAGTCTCAAGCCCGAACTCGCTACCATTTTTTCGCGCGACGGGCAGAAGAAGATGGGTATCAGGAAATTGCCCGGATCTTCGACGAAACGGCAGCTCAGGAGTATGAGCACGCCCTGCGTTTCTTCAAGTTCTTCAACGGTGGCGAACTGGAGATTACCTGGCGTTTTCCGGCGGGGGTTATCGAAGACACCAAAGCCAACCTGCTCTCCTCAGCGGCACTTGAGCGCCATGTCCACGAGGAGATGTACAGCGGCTTTGCCCGGATTGCCCGGGAGGAGAACCTGATTCGGGCCGCCGATACCTTCGACGCCATCAGCGTGGCCGAACGGCACCACGAGACCGTGTTTCGCACCCTGGCCGACGAGATAGAAGAAAACCGTGTCTTTTCCCGCACCGGAGAGCGGCTGTGGAAGTGCCTCGGGTGCGGTTATCTGCATCAGGGTACCGAGGCGCCGAAAAAATGTCCGGCCTGCGTCAGACCCCAAGGTTATTTCGCGCTGCTCACCGAACGCCGCTGA
- a CDS encoding CGGC domain-containing protein has protein sequence MEKILIVGCKNTMDDVCIGCSRCLVAFNRRQGVFEIYEGENAEIVGMVGCGGCPAPAIVTRLMQVKLWNAPMNEKPTVIHIAPCISEQCPHKEEIIKKITAKAGIRVIEGTHPYVPADIFA, from the coding sequence GTGGAAAAGATACTGATCGTCGGCTGCAAAAACACCATGGATGATGTGTGCATCGGTTGTTCCCGCTGTCTGGTCGCTTTCAACCGGCGCCAGGGGGTTTTTGAAATCTATGAGGGGGAGAATGCGGAGATCGTCGGCATGGTCGGTTGCGGCGGTTGCCCGGCTCCGGCCATCGTTACGAGACTGATGCAGGTCAAGCTGTGGAATGCCCCGATGAACGAAAAACCGACGGTGATTCACATCGCTCCCTGCATCTCGGAGCAGTGTCCCCACAAGGAAGAGATCATCAAAAAGATCACGGCGAAGGCCGGTATTCGGGTGATCGAGGGCACTCACCCCTATGTGCCCGCCGACATCTTCGCGTAA
- a CDS encoding DUF3786 domain-containing protein, with protein sequence MKRPKHAMEVFQLLEKSNCRECGEKTCLAFAGAVYQGRRTLGDCPHLDRQMVAAFAAVADDGAGSVADDFLEKMRQQAARLDFHEVAERIGGRSDGDRLTVKILGKDFSVDRKGKFFSELHMLPWVIAPFLTYVLTCRGRRLRGEWVSLRELRGGAERYPLFNRRVEMAMQQIADRYTDLFADLVDLFQGRQIESHFDSDISVVLPVFPLAPLMICYWRAEEGMDSDLLLFFDRSADDNIGIDSAYTLAAGLTQMFEKLAQRHGVSFDQVSAGSSR encoded by the coding sequence ATGAAGAGACCGAAGCATGCCATGGAGGTTTTTCAGTTACTTGAAAAGAGCAATTGCCGGGAGTGCGGGGAAAAGACCTGCCTCGCTTTTGCCGGCGCGGTTTATCAAGGGCGGCGGACGCTGGGCGATTGTCCGCACCTGGATCGGCAGATGGTGGCGGCTTTTGCTGCGGTAGCCGACGATGGCGCTGGTTCCGTAGCCGATGATTTCCTGGAGAAGATGAGACAACAGGCGGCCCGGCTCGATTTTCATGAGGTCGCTGAACGGATCGGCGGCCGCAGCGACGGGGATCGGCTGACGGTCAAAATCCTCGGCAAGGACTTCAGTGTTGATCGGAAAGGAAAATTCTTTTCAGAACTGCACATGCTCCCCTGGGTCATTGCCCCGTTTCTGACCTATGTGCTCACCTGTCGGGGCAGACGGTTGCGCGGGGAATGGGTTTCTCTGCGTGAACTCCGGGGTGGGGCCGAGCGCTATCCGCTCTTCAACCGGCGTGTCGAGATGGCGATGCAGCAGATTGCCGATCGCTATACCGATCTCTTTGCCGACCTGGTGGATCTGTTTCAAGGCCGGCAGATCGAGAGTCACTTCGACTCCGATATCAGTGTTGTCCTGCCGGTCTTTCCCCTGGCACCGTTGATGATCTGCTATTGGCGGGCGGAAGAGGGGATGGATTCCGATCTCCTGCTCTTTTTCGATCGTTCGGCCGATGACAATATCGGTATCGACAGTGCCTATACCTTGGCCGCCGGGCTTACCCAGATGTTTGAAAAGCTGGCGCAGCGGCACGGAGTATCTTTCGATCAGGTCTCTGCGGGTTCATCCCGCTGA
- a CDS encoding citrate synthase — MSDQATLTIDGKNYQYDIITGSENERCIDIRDLRAETGCITMDPGYGNTGSCFSAITYVDGAKGILRYRGYPIEELAEKATFVEAAYLILNGELPNARQLADFRAQIAEHAPLHTSLEHHFSGFPKSAPPMAILSAMLNIVSCFHPEVLEVHTEGPEFDRTAALLLSKVRAIAAFSYRMASGKPFMHPNPNLSYCSNFLHMMFSEPYREYEASPVVERALTLFLVLHADHEQNCSTSTVRVVGSSRANLFSSVSAGVCALWGPLHGGANAAVIRMLEDIKTSGRPISYYLDMAKDKNNDYKLMGFGHRVYKNFDPRSRILKKRVYEVLNELQQQDPLLDIALELEEKTLQDEYFIERNLYPNVDFYSGILLRAIGIPLNMYTVMFAIGRMPGWIANWRELHDHQQRISRPRQIYTGPTLRPFVPLAQR; from the coding sequence ATGAGTGACCAAGCGACCTTGACGATTGACGGTAAGAATTACCAGTATGACATCATCACCGGTTCGGAAAACGAGCGGTGCATCGACATTCGTGATCTTCGTGCCGAGACCGGTTGCATTACCATGGACCCAGGGTATGGAAACACCGGCTCCTGTTTCTCGGCGATCACCTACGTGGACGGGGCCAAAGGCATTCTGCGTTATCGAGGCTATCCCATCGAGGAACTGGCCGAAAAGGCGACCTTTGTCGAGGCCGCCTATCTGATACTCAACGGGGAACTGCCCAATGCCCGTCAGTTGGCCGATTTTCGAGCCCAGATCGCTGAACATGCACCCCTGCATACCAGTCTCGAACATCACTTTTCCGGGTTTCCCAAATCGGCTCCGCCCATGGCCATTCTGTCGGCCATGCTCAACATCGTGTCCTGTTTTCATCCGGAGGTTCTCGAGGTCCATACCGAGGGGCCGGAGTTCGACCGGACGGCAGCGCTGCTGCTCTCTAAAGTTCGGGCGATTGCCGCGTTTTCCTACCGGATGGCTTCCGGCAAACCGTTCATGCACCCCAACCCGAATCTCAGTTACTGCTCGAATTTCCTGCACATGATGTTTTCCGAGCCGTATCGCGAGTACGAAGCTTCCCCGGTGGTGGAGCGGGCCCTGACGCTCTTTCTGGTACTGCATGCCGATCATGAGCAGAACTGTTCCACATCCACGGTCCGGGTCGTCGGCAGTTCCCGGGCCAACCTGTTCAGCTCGGTGTCGGCCGGGGTCTGCGCCCTCTGGGGGCCGCTGCACGGTGGCGCCAATGCTGCGGTAATCAGGATGCTCGAGGATATCAAGACCTCGGGGCGACCTATCAGCTATTACCTCGACATGGCCAAGGACAAGAATAACGACTACAAGTTGATGGGATTCGGCCACCGGGTTTACAAGAATTTCGATCCGCGCTCACGAATCCTGAAAAAGCGCGTCTACGAAGTCCTCAATGAGCTGCAGCAACAGGATCCGCTGCTTGATATCGCCCTCGAGTTGGAGGAAAAAACGCTGCAGGACGAGTATTTCATCGAACGCAACCTCTACCCGAACGTGGATTTTTACAGCGGTATCCTGCTCCGGGCCATCGGCATCCCGTTGAACATGTATACGGTGATGTTCGCCATCGGCAGAATGCCGGGTTGGATTGCCAACTGGCGCGAGTTGCACGATCACCAACAACGGATTTCCCGACCTCGGCAGATTTACACCGGGCCGACCCTGCGGCCTTTCGTCCCCCTGGCGCAGCGCTGA
- a CDS encoding MFS transporter has translation MDTLEREKRAVYRRNVYGTSVVEFVWGLGFPIMLESTFLQLFLKHLGASDFAIGAVPALFIAGISCFPLFASYCARNYRMKRPVVLALHLCSAFSVVLFGILLLAITSTALVIPLFFFCYAIFSISIGLTIPVWLNYLVRIFPDAQTVSALGFMMLAQNTGKIVASLIMVRVVERFAFSPTSSAVVFIVTGVVFIIASLCFLITREIADPDDPPPDNGSLGQHIATTLADIRANRRFLVFLAADLDFPVVLTIMSFYANYATLHFDVPLAVAAGAFVACIYSGSITVNIVLGAMNLLSLKQKFVLGKTITLSLLLILIVLPSLPAFFLVSYLLGFVRAIRNMVYAPAVKNFCKKVDVTPYFSLAPILTLPVAVGYPLLFGRLLDLLAGLGVDSYRVVFGISFLFICLTLVLSFYTDFTAENKATGGRTGPAASCGAEQTT, from the coding sequence ATGGACACGCTCGAGCGGGAGAAACGTGCGGTATACCGGCGCAATGTATACGGCACCTCGGTCGTTGAGTTTGTCTGGGGGCTCGGCTTCCCCATCATGCTCGAGTCGACCTTCCTGCAGCTCTTTCTCAAACACCTGGGCGCCTCCGATTTTGCCATCGGAGCGGTGCCGGCGCTCTTTATTGCCGGCATCTCCTGCTTTCCCCTGTTTGCCAGTTATTGCGCCCGCAATTACCGGATGAAACGACCGGTGGTCCTGGCGCTGCATCTTTGTTCCGCCTTTTCCGTCGTACTGTTCGGAATCCTGCTGCTGGCGATCACATCCACCGCTCTGGTCATCCCGCTCTTCTTTTTCTGCTATGCCATTTTTTCCATCAGTATCGGGTTGACCATCCCGGTCTGGCTCAATTATCTCGTGCGCATCTTTCCCGATGCGCAGACCGTTTCGGCTCTCGGGTTCATGATGCTGGCCCAGAATACCGGCAAGATTGTGGCCAGCCTGATCATGGTTCGGGTCGTTGAACGGTTCGCCTTTTCACCGACCTCGTCGGCGGTGGTGTTCATCGTCACCGGGGTGGTGTTCATCATCGCCTCGCTCTGTTTCTTGATCACCAGGGAAATCGCCGACCCGGATGATCCGCCGCCGGATAACGGTTCGTTGGGACAACATATCGCCACCACCCTTGCAGATATCAGGGCCAACCGGCGGTTCCTCGTTTTCCTTGCCGCAGATCTCGATTTTCCGGTGGTCCTGACCATCATGTCCTTTTACGCCAACTATGCCACCCTGCACTTCGACGTGCCTCTGGCCGTCGCAGCCGGGGCCTTTGTCGCTTGTATCTACAGTGGATCGATAACCGTCAATATCGTGCTGGGGGCCATGAATCTCCTGAGCCTGAAGCAGAAATTCGTCCTCGGCAAAACCATCACCCTCTCGCTGCTCTTAATCCTGATCGTTCTCCCTTCCTTGCCCGCCTTCTTTCTGGTCAGCTATCTGCTCGGCTTTGTCAGGGCCATCCGTAACATGGTGTATGCCCCGGCGGTGAAGAACTTTTGCAAGAAAGTTGATGTCACCCCCTATTTTTCCCTCGCTCCCATTCTCACCCTGCCGGTCGCTGTCGGTTACCCGTTGCTGTTCGGGCGGTTACTTGACCTCCTGGCCGGGCTGGGGGTGGATTCCTATCGAGTGGTCTTCGGCATATCCTTTCTCTTCATCTGCCTGACCTTGGTTCTCAGTTTTTACACTGATTTTACAGCAGAGAACAAGGCCACGGGAGGCAGAACGGGGCCGGCCGCCAGTTGTGGAGCCGAGCAGACGACTTGA
- the dfsP gene encoding DUF166 family (seleno)protein DfsP, with the protein MNDHQDTSLHPRQRVTVFQQQGSGERKIAGVRRYGSDIIELQVLSIDQDLPSIIDDSSAFLPERIDADLVLDFLKHYDLSQDLAERCARQRIPLVVSGKKSLNQWSLTPPTUCGLPRQDCLGPYGQRFGAPEFVVELEAERIVAVQVVRGAPCGATWEAVEKLIGEPAGEAVRKIGLTAQFSCSADPAGWDPIYGKSPVHFAGKVHSKALARAVELARQPGHR; encoded by the coding sequence ATGAACGATCACCAAGACACGAGCCTTCACCCGCGTCAGCGGGTTACCGTTTTTCAGCAACAGGGCAGCGGCGAGCGCAAGATCGCCGGGGTCCGTCGTTACGGCAGTGATATCATCGAGCTGCAGGTGCTTTCCATCGACCAGGATCTGCCGTCGATCATCGACGACAGCAGCGCGTTTCTGCCGGAGCGGATCGACGCCGATCTGGTCCTCGATTTCCTCAAGCACTACGATCTTTCCCAGGATCTGGCTGAACGGTGTGCCCGTCAGAGGATCCCTCTTGTCGTCTCCGGTAAGAAAAGCCTTAACCAGTGGTCATTGACGCCGCCCACCTGATGCGGGCTGCCAAGGCAGGATTGTCTTGGACCATACGGGCAACGGTTTGGCGCCCCGGAATTTGTGGTTGAACTCGAGGCCGAGCGGATCGTAGCCGTGCAGGTGGTACGCGGGGCCCCGTGTGGGGCCACCTGGGAAGCGGTCGAAAAGCTGATCGGAGAGCCGGCCGGTGAAGCTGTCCGTAAGATCGGCTTGACCGCCCAGTTCTCCTGCTCGGCCGATCCGGCCGGATGGGACCCCATCTACGGCAAGAGCCCAGTCCATTTTGCCGGCAAGGTGCACAGCAAGGCGCTGGCCAGAGCGGTCGAGCTGGCCCGGCAGCCCGGTCACCGCTAG
- a CDS encoding TSUP family transporter — MDRPVIAASAVVEKECQRVPKAMEFIDLTSELVALLFCVGLISGMVDAIAGGGGLIALPALLFIGLPPQMALGTNKLQGTFGALSASYNFIRKRQVELRQCRTGVIFTLIGAGAGALLVQVLDASIIEPLIPALLFLVFLYTLFSRRLGYMDRAARMQETPFFILFGFGLGFYDGFFGPGTGSFWAFALMVLLGFNMVKATGVTKIMNFVSNIVALAMFIGGGNVVYSIGLIMAAGQLIGGRIGSSLAIRNGAQVIRPIYLSIVFLTIVRLLWTSLGTGN; from the coding sequence GTGGACCGGCCTGTCATCGCTGCATCGGCGGTGGTGGAGAAGGAGTGTCAACGGGTTCCCAAGGCCATGGAGTTCATCGATCTCACCAGTGAGCTGGTCGCCCTGCTGTTTTGCGTTGGTCTGATTTCCGGGATGGTCGACGCCATCGCCGGAGGTGGCGGCTTGATCGCTCTACCGGCCCTGCTGTTCATCGGCCTGCCGCCGCAGATGGCGCTGGGCACCAATAAATTACAGGGAACGTTCGGGGCCCTGTCCGCCTCGTACAACTTCATCCGCAAACGCCAGGTAGAGCTCAGGCAGTGCCGTACCGGCGTGATTTTCACGCTGATCGGCGCCGGAGCCGGCGCCCTGCTCGTCCAGGTGCTGGATGCAAGCATCATCGAGCCGCTGATACCGGCCCTGCTTTTTCTGGTCTTCCTCTATACCCTGTTCTCCCGCCGCCTCGGGTATATGGACCGCGCCGCGCGCATGCAGGAGACTCCGTTTTTCATCCTCTTCGGTTTCGGATTGGGCTTTTACGACGGCTTCTTCGGTCCCGGTACCGGTTCGTTCTGGGCCTTCGCGCTGATGGTATTGCTTGGATTCAATATGGTCAAAGCGACCGGGGTCACCAAGATAATGAACTTCGTCAGCAACATCGTGGCGCTGGCAATGTTTATCGGCGGCGGCAACGTGGTCTATTCGATCGGCTTGATCATGGCTGCCGGACAGTTGATCGGCGGGCGTATCGGCTCTTCGCTGGCCATTCGAAACGGCGCCCAAGTGATCAGACCGATCTACCTGAGCATCGTCTTTCTTACCATCGTCAGGCTGCTGTGGACCAGTCTTGGCACGGGAAACTAA
- the ybaK gene encoding Cys-tRNA(Pro) deacylase, with amino-acid sequence MTPAINEAKKQKIPFTIHQYQHDPNHPSFGMEAAEALQLEPARVFKTLVIQLDNGKLAVAVLPVSEMLNLKRAAAACGTKKAELADKAVAEKSTGYVLGGISPLGQKKRLSTLIDKTATDHHTIYVSGGRRGLDIELRPADLQRLTNGQFAELT; translated from the coding sequence ATGACACCGGCAATCAACGAAGCAAAGAAACAAAAGATCCCTTTCACCATCCACCAGTATCAACACGACCCGAACCACCCGTCGTTTGGCATGGAGGCCGCCGAGGCGTTGCAGCTCGAACCGGCCAGGGTGTTCAAGACCCTGGTGATTCAACTGGACAACGGGAAGCTGGCGGTGGCGGTGTTACCCGTTTCGGAAATGCTCAACCTGAAACGGGCGGCAGCCGCCTGTGGGACGAAGAAGGCTGAGCTGGCAGACAAGGCGGTGGCCGAGAAATCGACCGGTTACGTGCTCGGAGGAATCAGTCCACTGGGCCAGAAAAAACGGTTGTCAACGCTCATCGACAAAACCGCGACCGACCACCATACGATCTATGTCAGCGGCGGCCGTCGGGGCCTGGACATCGAGCTGCGCCCGGCCGACCTGCAGCGTTTGACCAACGGGCAATTCGCTGAACTGACATGA